A portion of the Salvelinus fontinalis isolate EN_2023a chromosome 32, ASM2944872v1, whole genome shotgun sequence genome contains these proteins:
- the LOC129831001 gene encoding ADP-ribosylation factor-like protein 4A has translation MGNGLSDQIFPSLPSFQALHIVILGLDCAGKTTVLYRLRFNEFVNTVPTKGFNTEKIKVSLSTGGKSWRKAAFHFWDVGGQEKLRPLWRSYTRCADGIVFVVDSVDIERLEEAKTELHKITRLAENQGVPVLVVANKQDLRNSLPLHEMERSLALGELGNGTPWHLQPACAIIGEGLQEGLEKLHAMINKRKKTQKAQQKKR, from the coding sequence ATGGGGAATGGATTATCAGACCAGATCTTCCCCAGCCTTCCGTCCTTCCAGGCCCTCCATATTGTCATCCTGGGTCTGGACTGCGCCGGCAAGACCACTGTCCTCTACCGCCTTCGCTTCAATGAGTTTGTGAACACGGTCCCCACTAAGGGATTCAACACAGAGAAGATCAAAGTATCCCTGAGCACAGGTGGAAAGTCCTGGCGGAAAGCGGCGTTCCACTTCTGGGACGTGGGCGGTCAGGAGAAGCTCCGCCCCCTGTGGCGCTCGTACACGCGGTGTGCTGACGGCATTGTGTTCGTGGTGGATTCCGTCGACATCGAGCGCCTAGAGGAAGCCAAGACGGAGCTCCATAAGATCACGAGGTTAGCGGAGAATCAAGGGGTGCCGGTTCTAGTGGTGGCCAACAAGCAGGACCTGAGGAACTCCCTGCCACTTCACGAGATGGAGCGCTCTCTGGCGCTAGGGGAGCTGGGTAATGGAACGCCCTGGCACCTGCAGCCCGCCTGCGCTATcataggggaggggctacaggAAGGTCTGGAGAAGCTCCACGCCATGATCAACAAACGGAAGAAGACACAGAAAGCTCAACAGAAGAAGAGATGA